The Frankiaceae bacterium genomic sequence GCGAGTCGGCGATGGGCTCGGGAACGGGCCCGGACAGTTCGAGCAGCGGCAACGGCTCAGGGGCCGGCTCAGCCAGGATCGGCTGTTCCTCCGCGACGTCGCTCACAGGGGAACGGTACGCCGCGCGGGGCGAAGGGATCGCCCTTTTGCTACCGAATCACCCCTGCGCGCATGGCGAGCGCGACCATTTCGGCGCGATCGCCCGTGCCGAGCTTGCGCGCGATACGCGCGAGGTGGCTCTTCACGGTGAGCGCGGAAAGGCCGAGGAGCTCGCCGATCTGCTTGTTCGACTGGCCGTCGGCGACGAGCTGGAGCACCTCGACCTCGCGTCCGGACAGGTCGTTGACGCCGTCGCCCACGGGTCCGGTGCGCAGCCCCTGCGCGAGCAGCGACGCGACGGACGGGTCGGCGTACACGCCGCCGTCGAGCACCCGGCGTACGCCGTCGGTCACGACATGGGGAGACGCGCTCTTGAGGAGGTAGCCCTGGGCGCCGGCGACGAACGCCGAGCGCACCGAGTACGGGTCGTCGGCCGCGGACAGCACGATGAGCCGCCCCCAGCCGGCCGCGCGCAGGTCCGCGAGCAGCTCCAGTCCGGAGCCGTCGGGGAGCCCGAGGTCGAGCACGCAGAGGTCCCGCGCGCCGGCACCCGCCCGCGCTCGCGCCTCGGCGATGCTCGCCGCCTCGATCACGTCCGCCGCGCCCATGGAGCGCAGCCGCGCGACCATCGACTCGCGCATGAGCGGGTGGTCGTCCACGACCATGGCCGTGAACCCCGTTCGCGCGCCGTTCTCGGCGAGATCCGTCGCAGTCGTCACCGCTGCCTCCGTACTGAGGGACTGTCCCTACGCCACATTGCTTCGGCTCGGGGAGTCACTCGCTGTAGCGACTGATTCCGCCATTCGCAGCAACGCGTGTTCTCGCGCGGCTCCACAAGGTTCGTCACGGGACGAAAGTCCGGGTTCTCCGCTGCCGAAGAGACGAAGGAGCACTGCTCCGGAAGAACCTCGGGGAAGGACCCGCGTGGCACGTACAAGCAGGGTGGCGACGGTCGTCGCCGGCGCCCTCGTCTCTGCCGCGCTCTCGGCTGCGCCGCCGCTGGCGTACGTCACCGCGGTCGCGTCCGGCGACGTCCCCAGGGTGAACGGCGTCACGGTCCTCTCGCGTCAGGACGCCATCGGCACCGCTGTCGTCCGCGGCACGCCTTCCTCCTTGCGACGTCTTGCCGGCGCGCCCGGCGTCCGCGGCGTCTACGCCGACGAGCAGCTGCGTCCTACTACTGGCGGCGTCGACTTCCCCGGCTCCGTCTTCGCCTGGCAGGGCGTGGGCGGGAACGCCGGCCGCCCAGGCGCCGGCGCCGGCGTCCGCGTCGCGCTCGTCGACACAGGCATCGCCGACACCCCCGCCCTCAACCGTGCCTCCGGCCGGCTCGTCGACGCGCTGAACACCTCGCGTGACAAGGACTTCGGCGACGGGTACGGCCACGGCACGTTCATGGCCGGCATCCTCGCGGGCGGTCCCGTCGCGGGCACCGGCTCGCACGGGCTCGGTGTCGCGCCCGGCGCGACCGTCCTCAACGTCAAGGTCGCGGACGACCGCGGCTCGACGCGGCTCTCCGAGGTGCTCGAGGCGCTCGACTGGGTCGCCGACAACGCGGACTCGATCGACGTGGCGTCCTTCGCGTTCAGCCGTACGCGCCCCGGCGTCGGCTACGGCGCCGACCCGCTGACCGACGCGGTCGAGGCCGTCCGCTACGAGGGCGTCACGATCGCGGTCTCCGCCGGCAACGACCCCGACCAGGTCGGCGACCCAGGCTTCGCTCCTTCCGTCCTGACGGTCGGCGCGGCCGACGTCCGCGACGGCACGCCGACCGTGGCGCCGTTCAGCGGCTCGGCCGTCGTGCACGGCGTCGCGAAGCCGGACGTCGTCGGCTCCGGCATGGGCGTCCTCTCCGTCCTCCCTTCCGGGTCCGCCATTGCGCAGGCCAACCCGGACGCGCGTCGTTCGGACCTGCTCTGGCGCGGCTCGGGCACCAGCGAGGCGACGGCGCAGGCGGCGGGCACGGCGGCGCTGTTCCTCGCCGACCACCCCTCCGCGACGCCCGCCGACGTGAAGGCGTCGCTGCGTTCGGGTGCGCTGGCCATGTCCTCCCCGCGCGCGGGTGCAGGCCTCGTCCGCGCGACGTCGGCGCTCGTCGCCGGCACCGACGCGAACGGTGACCCGACGGAGGCGACCGGCGAGGCGTCGTTCGACGCCGAGGGCTGGGACGCGATGTCGTGGCGCTGGGGTAACCCCAAGGCCAACTCGTGGTCGCGCGCCAACAGCTGGTCCCGCGCGAACTCCTGGTCCCGCGCCAACTCGTGGAGCCGCGCCAACTCCTGGTCGCGCGCCAACTCGTGGTCCGCCAACTCCTGGTCCGCCAACTCGTGGTCCGCCAACTCCTGGTCCGCCAACTCGTGGAGCGCCAACAGCTGGTCGGCCAACTCGTGGTCCGCGAACTCCTGGTCCGCCGCGGAATGGGGCGGCTCGTGAGCCCGCAGCGCCGCGTCGCGGCCCTCGGCGGCGCCAGCCTCGCGCTGGCGCTGGCGGGGTGCCTGTACGCGGGCTGGGGCAGCCCCGCGCTGTGGGCGCCGTTCGCGCTCGCGGCCGGTGTCG encodes the following:
- a CDS encoding response regulator transcription factor; protein product: MTTATDLAENGARTGFTAMVVDDHPLMRESMVARLRSMGAADVIEAASIAEARARAGAGARDLCVLDLGLPDGSGLELLADLRAAGWGRLIVLSAADDPYSVRSAFVAGAQGYLLKSASPHVVTDGVRRVLDGGVYADPSVASLLAQGLRTGPVGDGVNDLSGREVEVLQLVADGQSNKQIGELLGLSALTVKSHLARIARKLGTGDRAEMVALAMRAGVIR
- a CDS encoding S8 family serine peptidase, which encodes MARTSRVATVVAGALVSAALSAAPPLAYVTAVASGDVPRVNGVTVLSRQDAIGTAVVRGTPSSLRRLAGAPGVRGVYADEQLRPTTGGVDFPGSVFAWQGVGGNAGRPGAGAGVRVALVDTGIADTPALNRASGRLVDALNTSRDKDFGDGYGHGTFMAGILAGGPVAGTGSHGLGVAPGATVLNVKVADDRGSTRLSEVLEALDWVADNADSIDVASFAFSRTRPGVGYGADPLTDAVEAVRYEGVTIAVSAGNDPDQVGDPGFAPSVLTVGAADVRDGTPTVAPFSGSAVVHGVAKPDVVGSGMGVLSVLPSGSAIAQANPDARRSDLLWRGSGTSEATAQAAGTAALFLADHPSATPADVKASLRSGALAMSSPRAGAGLVRATSALVAGTDANGDPTEATGEASFDAEGWDAMSWRWGNPKANSWSRANSWSRANSWSRANSWSRANSWSRANSWSANSWSANSWSANSWSANSWSANSWSANSWSANSWSAAEWGGS